In the Hirundo rustica isolate bHirRus1 chromosome 2, bHirRus1.pri.v3, whole genome shotgun sequence genome, agaatcacagaatcaattgGAAAAGTcacttggaaaagacctctgagatcaccaagtccaacctttggccaaacaccaccatgtcaactagaccttggcactgagtgccatgtccagtctttgcttgaacacctccagggatggtgactccaccacctccttcGGCAGCTCCTTCCAATGCTCAGCAACTCTCCTGAgaaaaaattcctcctgatgtccagcctgaacctcccctggcacagcttgaggccagtTCCTCTGGCCTTGTcgctggttgcctgggagaagagaccaaagCCCACCAGGctacaatctcctttcagggagctgtagagagcaataaggtctcccctgagccttctccagctcccgcagctgctcctcatacaacttaaaaaaaaaaaaagtcacataaaGCTTCAGATGGCTTCTGCACATTATTCTTTAGCACATAgattccctgtgccctgctgcacAGGAATTCCATCTCAATAAAGCATAACACAAGTCCAAAGGCTTGACAACCTTTACAAATGCTGAAGACAAAACTGTACTGATCATAACTGGTGACATTTTTAGTCTTTGTTTTGGTCTGTGCTGGTCACCTGGATTCCTTCCCGACTCCTGGCAATTTGGTGCATTTAGGCAGGTCCTGAGTTGCCTAAAGTTTCTGTGCCTGTGTCACATACCTGTGATACCTTTTGGagagggtttgtttgttttggtctttttttttctgttagcaGATACAGGAGAGAAATGCAAGTAGTGACTGACATTAAAGAAATCAAATTGCCTTGATCAGCAAGTTTGTCTCTCCTAATACTTTCATGATAGAGGTGTCATAATTGCTTCCTCAATAATGATAATAAAGTGATTCAGCTGTTGATTCAGAAATGGAACTCCTCTCTCTTTTCTAAGCCAAGACTGTCAAATAAGCAGAATGCAGGAAAAAGCATAGCTTTGTGGAGTGTTTCTTTGGGAAGCAAAATTAATGATGCCACCAGTAATTTTTAATGCAGTCCTGTTTATTTATAAACAACataaaaggtattttctttttctttgaactaTAAAGAATCAAAcaataagaaataatttatttgcttCTAGCCTATGGTTTGATAGTTCCTCATATGAATTAAAGACACAGTCATGAGCAAGACTGACGATTGCTGCTCTCCTTCACCGGAGACTCAGAccaccatttttattttttaatttggacaTTCACCAGATGCAAATGCATCTCTTTGCATACTGCAGACCACTTTGGCACTGCAGAGCCAATCAGTTTAGCTTATCCATTTAAAAAGGCGCAGCGTCACTGATCAGTGAGAGCTAGAACCAGCCTACAGCCTAGAACCATCATGATGAAGGCCAAATGTGTCTTGGGACTGTTGTCCTCAGGTGCTCCTTTGCCTTGGCAGGCAAATTGGACCTTACCAGAGCCcagagagctggaggagctTTGGCCTTTCTGTGCATGATGACAATGAAGTGTCTCAGGCCACCTATTAAGAACACATCTGTAAAACAGCAGACATACGCCCTGTGGTAGAGCCATGAAGTCCAAGCAGAGGATGCTTACATGTGTATGTATCCCATCGCTGGCCTCTCTTGCAGGGGGAAAACTTATCTCCCTCTTGTCCACCACTGGCTGTGTGGGATGAGAACTTTGTGAACAGCAGAAGTCATTTGATGCATACTATCAGCTTTTCAACCCTAAGTTCAGGTATCAGGTGGGAGCAGCTTCCAGATGCAGTCAGACACTCTCCCCTCAGTCACACTCCTATGTAGCACAGTTGAGAATGTGGAGCAGGTGTGGCAGAGGGATGGTAACAAACAGCTCAGACCATAAATTTGTGTtgctgcaaaacagcaacaTGGGGAGCACAGGCTTGTTCTCTCTGTAGGGATTTCAAGGTTGATGACCACACAGCACTCAGCGATATTGGTGTTTGCAATGCACAGGCAGAATGTGCTTAGTGTTGTTTCTattcctcccctttcccaggcAGATTTTTCCAGCTGCATCCTACCGTCCTTCTTCAGAGGTCTTTTGGCAACCTTATTTCCTCTCAGGATTTACTTCTCCTCTCCCATACAGGTGTATCTCTAGTTGGAGAATGTTGACATACATAACACCTCTTTCCTCACAGTACTTTTATGTATCTGCCAAGACAAAGCAGTGTGGTATTGCATTGATTTATATTTTGTGCAAAAAGCTTCTAGTAACAGCAGAAGCTGTGCCTGTAGTTCAATTCTGGTTCAAAGAATGGTGAGACAAACTTTTAGGGAAAACATTATCAGCCGTTTTACCATCCCTCTTAGGAGCATCCTGTAGTGGGGTGAGGGTTTGTTTCTGTATTCATGAAAGGCGAAATCAGTCCTAATGCAGAGGGCTGGTGAGCATCTTGAAAGACCTCATCACTGATGGCAGTCTCATAAGCAGGTGGCGGAGTGAGTGGCTCCAGTGGTTCAAACCTTTCTTCGACGTTTTTCTCCTCATGGATGTCCGAAACAAACCGCTGCAGTCTTGggggcagcaccagctgcagccGCATCCTGGAGCCCGTGTCTGTCTGTGAGGTGTGTGTTGTGTCTGGTGGCGCTGGCCCCCGGAGAGCCTCTGCCATCATCTCTCGTTGGGCAGAGGATTCAATAACGACGTTGTACGGGGGAGGCTCGCTCAGCGGCGAGGGCACGGAGCCTGGGTTGGATGTAATTGTCCATATTGCTGGAGCTGACATGGTCATCACCTCCTCATAGGTAGGTGCTTCGTAGGCAGCGTTCACCCTGTGCCAGAGAGCAATGCCACATCTGCGTTATTTTACTGCGTAGTTTATGTTTATAGTACAGATCGTGGACTGTAGGGACCGTGCCACGATCAACAAATGGAACTGAGACAGGGTATCTCCCGTGGTACTGCCATGTAGGATATTCTGCCCCTGGATCAGCTCACCTCTCCAGCTAACTGCACGTCTTTCTTACTGGTatagaaaacagcattttcctaCACTCCCCAGAGTTAGTGAAGCTACCCACACTGTTAACTTCAGTGTCCTAGGCTTAACCTGGTGTCCTCCTACAGTTAAAATTGATCACTAAGGATTGCTAACTATTAGTTATCTCATGGAATAAAACAGGacctatttttttaatatattagcTCTATGCCCATCCATTTttaagaagagaagaaaattaattacttttatttagCTTAAACAAGGACTAATAATTCCATGTTTAAAAGGAatatctgcaaagaaaaaatgttactttggaggcatttcctttttcaggtcttagttttaaataaaaggatACTAGTTTTCTTCAAGTGTGTGCCCAAACTAGCAGGGCCCAATagagacttcttttttttatatagTCTTTCTAAAGA is a window encoding:
- the TMEM139 gene encoding transmembrane protein 139; the encoded protein is MWLETRWKNIRQTLLLLFTAALLIGVTMLAISSNINPVGYFFLGVGGVCLVGYLLSVFVECYLRNQHRHDANEMPPNRQSQAGVNAAYEAPTYEEVMTMSAPAIWTITSNPGSVPSPLSEPPPYNVVIESSAQREMMAEALRGPAPPDTTHTSQTDTGSRMRLQLVLPPRLQRFVSDIHEEKNVEERFEPLEPLTPPPAYETAISDEVFQDAHQPSALGLISPFMNTETNPHPTTGCS